The genomic region GCGCCTCCCTGTCCGATCTGGTCGCCGCTGTGAACCCCGATCTGGACAGCGAAATGCGCACCAAGCTGACCGCCACCATGGCGGCCTTGGGCGCCTTGAAGACCGCTGGCGACAATGGGTTCTCCTATGACCAGATGCTGGAGCAGGGCAATGCCGAAGGCGAAGCGCTGATCATGGGTGGCGTCAACGGTCTGATCGACCAGACCCAATCCATCGAACGGGTTGTTTCGGCCCTGAAGCTGGACGGCGTTGCAATCGAAGGCTCGGATTCGCTGGACAACCCCAAGGCTGTTTTTGAATAAACAGCATACTCCCGCGATCTGTATAATGATGCCAGTAGTTATGTCATCCTGGCGCTATATGAATAGGGACTGTCGCGCATAGCGCGGCAGTCCAATTTCTTAAAAACGCAGCTTGAACTCCACGACCGGATCGGTGCAAAAATCTATGCTCACCTCAATGCGACCACTATGGAAAACGCAGAATAAAATAGTCCTGGCTGTCGCATTTACGGCGGCCAGTCCTCTGTCAGCGCTGGATCTGACCACGCTGAACCTCGCAGACCCTCATCTCAATCTGGTGCCCCGGACCGCAGCCGAACAGGCCCGCATCACTGCGGCCACCGCGGCGACCTCGGACTTCACCACAGCCGAAGCCTTTGAGGATCACCCGGCGGGTGCCGCCACAGTCCGCGCGCGCAAGGATGACGAGGCGTTTTCCCAGCACTCAGACAATATCAGCTTCGAGCAGCAGCTTGAATTCAAGCTCGGCAACGGATTGTTCAAAAAGATCTGGGTGTTTGCCCCGGCCTCAACCAGAGCGTCGGACGGGCTGGGCCCGCTGCACAACGCCCGCTCCTGCCAGCGCTGCCACATCAAGGATGGTCGCGGCCATACCCCGCAGGGCGCCGATGACAGCGCCATATCCATGTTCCTGCGGCTGTCCATTCCCGGTGATGCACCTGCGGAAATGGCCGCAATACACGACTATATCGGCACCGCGCCAGATCCCAATTACGGCACCCAGCTACAGGATTTCTCGCCGCCGGGTCTGGCCCCGGAATATCAGTTCTCCGTCACCTACCGCGATATTGATGTCGCCCTGTCCGGTGGCGAAAGTGCCACTCTGCGCGCCCCCAGCTACCGCGCGCTCAACCTTGGATACGGCCCATTGCACGCCGATGCCATGCTGTCGCCACGGGTGGCGCCTCCGATGATAGGCCTTGGCCTGATCGAGGCCATCCCGGTGGCTGACATTCTGGCCCAAGCGGACGAAAATGACACCAATGGTGACGGCATCTCCGGTCGGGCCAATCTGGTCTGGTCCAGCGAATATGATCAGGTCATGCTGGGCCGCTTTGGCCTGAAGGCGGGCCAACCCACGGTGCATCAGCAATCGGCAGCCGCCTTTTCCGGCGATATCGGCATATCCACGCCGCTCTACCCGGAACCTTGGGGCGAATGCACCGAGACACAAACCGACTGCCGCAACGCGACCCACGGCGACGGCGATGTGCGCGGAAGTGAGATCGACCAGCCCAACATGGATCTGGTGACCTTCTACAGCCGCAACCTGGGCGTCCCCGCCCGTCGCGATCTGGACGACCCGCAGGTGCTGCGCGGCAAACAGGTGTTTTACGACACCGGTTGCAGCAGCTGCCATACACCAAAATTCGTCACCCACCGCCTGAGCGACCGCCCCGAGCAAAGCTTTCAGCTGATCTGGCCCTACTCGGATCTGTTGCTGCATGACATGGGCGATGGCCTGGCCGACAACCGCCCCGAGGCCCGCGCTACCGGGCGCGAATGGCGCACACCGCCGCTCTGGGGTGTTGGCCTGACCCAACAGGTCTCGGATCAGGCGGGCTATCTGCACGACGGCCGCGCCCGCAGCCTGCTTGAGGCGGTGCTCTGGCATGGCGGCGAGGCGCAGCCGGCACGCGACACCGTGGTGCAACTGGCACCCGACGACCGCGCTGCCCTTATTCGTTTTCTGGAAAGTCTCTAACCCATGCGCGCCATTGTCCCCGCCCTCACCCTCAGCCTCAGCCTGATCCTGTCGCCGCTCACCGCCCGCGCAGATATGGTTGACGATATCCTGGACCAGCAAATCCTGCCGGGCATGATGAGCCTTGCCAGCACCGCCAGTCAGCTGGCCCAGGTCGCGCAGGCGGATTGCCGGGCTGAATCGCCGCAGTTGCGCCAGGCTTTTGGTGCCACCTTTGATGCCTGGGTCTCGGTCAGTCACCTGCGCTTTGGCCCAAGTGAGGCCGACAACCGCGCCTTTGCACTGGCGTTCTGGCCGGACAGTCGCGGCAAGATCCCCAAGGAACTGGCCAAGATCATCGCCGAGGGTGAACCGTCGATTGATCAGCCGTCCGAGTTCGCCAGCTACTCGATCGCGGCGCGGGGGTTATATGCGTTGGAATTCCTGCTTTATGACGCAAATCTAAGCACCCGTGGCACCCCGGAAACCCGCTGCCGCCTGACACGGGCTATCGCGGGCGACATCGCCAGCACCGCGCGCGCCATCCAGACCGACTGGTACGATAATTACGCCGCACAAATGCGCCGCCCCGGTGACCGCTATCAGACCAGGACCGAGATAAAGCAGGAACTGTTCAAAGCCCTGAACACCGGCTTTCAGATCACCGCAGATATGCGCCTGGGTCGCCCGTTGGGCAGTTTTGACCGCCCCCGCCCCAACCGGGCCGAGGCGCGCCGCTCAGGCCGCAGCCTGCACCATGTGGAGCTGTCCCTGCGCGCACTGCAACCCCTCGCTCTGGCCTTATCTGGCGACAACCAGGAGCTGGCCGCAAG from Parasedimentitalea psychrophila harbors:
- a CDS encoding di-heme oxidoreductase family protein, whose product is MLTSMRPLWKTQNKIVLAVAFTAASPLSALDLTTLNLADPHLNLVPRTAAEQARITAATAATSDFTTAEAFEDHPAGAATVRARKDDEAFSQHSDNISFEQQLEFKLGNGLFKKIWVFAPASTRASDGLGPLHNARSCQRCHIKDGRGHTPQGADDSAISMFLRLSIPGDAPAEMAAIHDYIGTAPDPNYGTQLQDFSPPGLAPEYQFSVTYRDIDVALSGGESATLRAPSYRALNLGYGPLHADAMLSPRVAPPMIGLGLIEAIPVADILAQADENDTNGDGISGRANLVWSSEYDQVMLGRFGLKAGQPTVHQQSAAAFSGDIGISTPLYPEPWGECTETQTDCRNATHGDGDVRGSEIDQPNMDLVTFYSRNLGVPARRDLDDPQVLRGKQVFYDTGCSSCHTPKFVTHRLSDRPEQSFQLIWPYSDLLLHDMGDGLADNRPEARATGREWRTPPLWGVGLTQQVSDQAGYLHDGRARSLLEAVLWHGGEAQPARDTVVQLAPDDRAALIRFLESL
- a CDS encoding imelysin family protein; translated protein: MRAIVPALTLSLSLILSPLTARADMVDDILDQQILPGMMSLASTASQLAQVAQADCRAESPQLRQAFGATFDAWVSVSHLRFGPSEADNRAFALAFWPDSRGKIPKELAKIIAEGEPSIDQPSEFASYSIAARGLYALEFLLYDANLSTRGTPETRCRLTRAIAGDIASTARAIQTDWYDNYAAQMRRPGDRYQTRTEIKQELFKALNTGFQITADMRLGRPLGSFDRPRPNRAEARRSGRSLHHVELSLRALQPLALALSGDNQELAARFQTAFSQTLTATARLDDPTLAGVADPGSRFRIEALQQQVNDLRSLAETDLGPSLGVDPGFNSLDGD